One genomic window of Corallococcus caeni includes the following:
- a CDS encoding lanthionine synthetase C family protein, which produces MRRTPPWKPLLQGVEHASALQVLAMLVDALSHPPGQVSSLPSLARGEAGRAVLFDALARVHADAKHRAVSEAWLERATEALGAETLGPDLYDGFTGIAWAVQHVQRPSESPEEDPLTDIDAALEDFLQTRPWTHRYDLVSGLVGMGAYALERLPRDGARRCLEAVVARLGELAERTQEGLRWKTQARHVVARLQGEHPEGSFNLGVAHGMAGVLIVLGGAVAAGVEAARELLHGGWTWFMARRGEDSAPARFPTRVGARHEPLTWPRRPAWCYGDPGVALGLHTLARAVGNAEWEAQALTLCLEAAGRWTDVASVKDGGLCHGSAGLAHLYNRLFQTTGEPAFATASRYWFQQLLSVHRQPGLGVAGFRAWEQFDDGSEGWTDNAGLLAGATGIALALLAATSSAEPSWDRMLLMSLPFPTLDSP; this is translated from the coding sequence ATGCGACGCACGCCTCCATGGAAACCGTTGCTGCAAGGCGTCGAGCACGCGTCGGCGCTGCAAGTGCTCGCAATGCTTGTCGATGCGCTGTCACATCCTCCCGGGCAGGTTTCATCACTGCCATCCCTCGCGCGAGGTGAGGCAGGACGCGCGGTGCTGTTTGACGCGCTGGCCCGGGTCCACGCTGACGCGAAGCATCGCGCGGTGTCGGAGGCCTGGCTGGAGCGCGCCACGGAGGCGCTCGGGGCGGAGACCCTGGGGCCGGACCTCTATGACGGTTTCACGGGCATCGCGTGGGCCGTGCAGCACGTGCAGCGCCCTTCCGAATCCCCGGAGGAGGATCCACTCACGGACATCGACGCCGCGCTCGAGGACTTCCTCCAGACGCGGCCGTGGACGCACCGCTACGACCTGGTGAGCGGGCTGGTGGGCATGGGCGCGTACGCGCTGGAGCGCCTTCCGCGCGACGGCGCACGGCGCTGCCTGGAGGCCGTGGTCGCGCGGCTCGGGGAGCTGGCGGAGCGGACGCAGGAGGGGCTGCGCTGGAAGACGCAGGCCCGCCATGTCGTTGCGCGGCTCCAGGGCGAACATCCCGAGGGCAGCTTCAACCTGGGCGTCGCGCACGGCATGGCGGGCGTGCTCATCGTGCTGGGCGGCGCGGTGGCCGCGGGGGTCGAAGCCGCGCGCGAGCTGCTTCATGGAGGGTGGACGTGGTTCATGGCCCGGCGCGGGGAGGACTCCGCCCCCGCTCGCTTCCCGACGCGCGTGGGGGCGCGCCATGAACCCCTCACGTGGCCGCGCCGTCCGGCGTGGTGCTACGGCGATCCCGGCGTGGCGCTGGGACTGCACACGCTGGCGCGCGCGGTGGGCAACGCGGAGTGGGAAGCCCAGGCGCTCACGCTCTGCCTGGAGGCCGCCGGACGCTGGACGGACGTCGCCTCCGTGAAGGACGGCGGGCTCTGCCATGGCTCCGCGGGGCTCGCGCACCTCTACAACCGCCTGTTCCAGACGACGGGCGAGCCCGCCTTCGCGACCGCCTCCCGCTACTGGTTCCAGCAGCTGCTCTCCGTGCACCGGCAGCCGGGCCTGGGCGTGGCCGGCTTCCGCGCGTGGGAGCAGTTCGATGACGGCTCCGAGGGTTGGACCGACAACGCCGGCCTGCTCGCGGGGGCGACCGGCATCGCGCTGGCGCTCCTCGCGGCGACGTCGTCCGCGGAGCCCTCCTGGGACCGCATGCTGCTCATGTCCCTGCCCTTCCCCACCCTGGACTCTCCATGA
- a CDS encoding MFS transporter, whose translation MTPPQRLVLRIAVLASLVTFLDGAIINVALPAMVRDLGGGLKLQQWVVDAYLITLGSLMLAAGSLSDAFGRKRILRLGLLGFGATSLLCALAPTGAVLILARGLQGATGALLVPGSLALILSFFSGPEQAKAIGTWTGWTGAAFIAGPLVGGLLVDTVGWRWIFAINVLPIALTLALLARMEEPARPEGARIDVLGAVLACLGLGGPVYALIEQGTVGWTHPTVLASLGVGVPAFIAFLFQERRSTHPMMPLGLFRERNFWVGNLATTSIYGALALGEFVITLFLQQVAGFRATTAGLALMPTTVIMLLLSSRFGGLAGRFGARRFMAVGPCVAGVGFLLMLRAGTPVDFWTQMLPGVVVFGLGLTMTVAPLTAAVLGSVRKEQAGIGSAINNAIARVAGLIAIAFTGLIVGPRLDVAGFHRVMLVATVLLVLGGVISALGIRDPPRKA comes from the coding sequence GTGACTCCTCCCCAGCGGCTGGTCCTGCGAATCGCCGTGCTCGCCTCACTCGTCACGTTCCTGGACGGGGCGATCATCAACGTCGCGTTGCCCGCGATGGTCCGGGACCTGGGCGGTGGGCTCAAGCTCCAGCAGTGGGTGGTGGACGCCTACCTCATCACGCTGGGCTCGCTGATGCTGGCCGCGGGCTCGCTGTCGGACGCGTTCGGGCGCAAGCGCATCCTGCGGCTGGGGTTGCTGGGGTTCGGGGCCACGTCGCTGTTGTGCGCGCTGGCGCCGACGGGCGCGGTGCTCATCCTCGCGCGAGGGCTCCAGGGGGCCACGGGCGCGCTGTTGGTGCCGGGCTCGCTGGCGCTCATCCTGTCCTTCTTCTCCGGCCCCGAGCAGGCGAAGGCCATTGGCACCTGGACCGGCTGGACGGGCGCCGCGTTCATCGCGGGGCCGCTCGTGGGCGGGCTGCTGGTGGACACGGTGGGCTGGCGGTGGATCTTCGCCATCAACGTGCTGCCCATCGCGTTGACGCTGGCGCTGCTCGCGCGCATGGAGGAGCCCGCGCGGCCGGAGGGCGCGCGCATCGACGTGCTGGGGGCGGTGCTGGCGTGCCTGGGGTTGGGCGGTCCGGTCTACGCGCTGATCGAGCAGGGGACGGTGGGCTGGACGCATCCCACGGTGCTGGCGTCGCTGGGCGTGGGCGTGCCGGCGTTCATCGCGTTCCTGTTCCAGGAGCGGCGCTCGACGCACCCGATGATGCCGCTGGGCTTGTTCCGGGAGCGGAACTTCTGGGTGGGCAACCTGGCCACGACGTCCATCTACGGGGCGCTGGCGCTGGGCGAGTTCGTCATCACGCTGTTCCTCCAGCAGGTGGCGGGGTTCCGCGCGACGACGGCGGGGCTGGCGCTGATGCCGACGACGGTCATCATGTTGCTGTTGTCGTCAAGGTTCGGCGGGCTCGCGGGCCGGTTCGGGGCGCGCCGGTTCATGGCGGTGGGTCCGTGTGTCGCGGGCGTGGGGTTCCTGCTCATGCTGCGCGCGGGGACGCCGGTGGACTTCTGGACGCAGATGCTGCCGGGCGTGGTGGTGTTCGGGCTGGGGCTGACGATGACGGTGGCGCCGTTGACGGCGGCGGTGCTCGGGTCGGTCCGCAAGGAGCAGGCGGGCATCGGCTCGGCCATCAACAACGCCATCGCCCGGGTCGCGGGGCTCATCGCCATCGCGTTCACGGGGCTCATCGTAGGCCCGCGACTGGACGTCGCGGGCTTCCACCGGGTGATGCTCGTCGCCACCGTCCTGCTGGTGCTGGGCGGAGTCATCTCCGCCCTGGGCATCCGCGATCCGCCGCGGAAGGCCTGA
- a CDS encoding FHA domain-containing protein — protein sequence MNRIRETIEVAEPLWRALEQMSHDLGVDRDALVAQALFLLAKQNGYVSPTPVVLGTPVEGTPVRAPAARAPEPAVRPAEHPTTSAPVKAAVSAAPPVDEAAHARSRMQEVLAAVDAVVQPRDVPVAADDEEESEDEEEASDESSDEEAEAADASSDEDEASDDEEADEDEAADGASSDEDEASDEDEPGADQAADEASDESEAADEDEAADEDASESDADADEESDAGATDTDAEDEKAAEEDDGSAADIEAAIGSEELPGANEADDSEPEEAKTGEEATGSDDEADTRAAASDDDDAADARAAASDEDDERAAASDEDDAQGAGDSEAEEQDLPFVAAPAAKGPALRKQGRVLRQSAPEDDAPPDANKGRKPAARASARKDLFVRLSPDGPATRVDVERFTLGRGPQCSLVVKSGRVSREHAIVVREGNDYFIEDLGSSNGTWINHQRIKRQKIADGDTFNLGTEAVYFSMAPSDD from the coding sequence ATGAATCGGATTCGTGAAACCATCGAGGTCGCGGAGCCCCTGTGGCGGGCGCTGGAGCAGATGAGCCACGACCTGGGCGTGGACCGCGATGCCCTGGTGGCCCAGGCGCTGTTCCTGCTCGCGAAACAGAACGGCTACGTGTCGCCGACGCCCGTGGTGCTCGGCACGCCGGTCGAGGGAACGCCCGTGAGGGCACCGGCGGCCCGGGCCCCAGAGCCCGCGGTGCGTCCGGCGGAGCACCCCACCACCTCCGCTCCTGTGAAGGCGGCCGTGTCCGCCGCGCCTCCCGTGGACGAGGCGGCGCATGCCCGGTCCCGCATGCAGGAGGTCCTCGCGGCCGTGGACGCGGTCGTGCAGCCCCGCGATGTGCCGGTGGCAGCCGATGACGAGGAAGAGTCGGAGGACGAGGAGGAAGCGTCCGACGAGTCCTCGGACGAAGAAGCAGAAGCGGCCGACGCGTCTTCGGACGAAGACGAAGCATCGGACGACGAAGAGGCCGACGAAGACGAAGCGGCCGATGGCGCGTCGTCGGACGAAGACGAGGCATCGGACGAAGACGAGCCCGGCGCTGATCAGGCGGCCGACGAAGCATCGGACGAAAGCGAAGCGGCCGACGAAGACGAAGCGGCCGACGAAGATGCGTCCGAGTCCGACGCCGATGCGGACGAGGAATCCGACGCGGGCGCCACTGACACGGACGCGGAGGACGAAAAGGCCGCCGAGGAGGACGACGGCTCCGCGGCCGACATCGAAGCGGCGATCGGCTCCGAAGAACTCCCGGGCGCCAACGAGGCCGACGACTCCGAGCCCGAAGAGGCCAAGACGGGTGAGGAGGCCACGGGCTCCGACGATGAGGCCGATACTCGGGCCGCCGCGTCCGACGACGATGACGCGGCCGATGCACGGGCCGCCGCATCGGACGAGGACGATGAACGGGCCGCCGCGTCCGACGAGGACGACGCGCAGGGCGCGGGCGACTCGGAAGCAGAGGAGCAGGACCTTCCCTTCGTGGCGGCTCCGGCGGCGAAGGGCCCCGCCCTCCGGAAGCAGGGCCGGGTGCTCCGTCAGTCCGCTCCCGAGGACGACGCTCCCCCGGACGCCAACAAGGGCCGGAAGCCGGCCGCGAGGGCCTCCGCGCGCAAGGACCTGTTCGTGCGCCTGAGCCCGGACGGCCCCGCCACCCGCGTGGACGTGGAGCGCTTCACGCTGGGACGTGGCCCGCAGTGCAGCCTCGTCGTGAAGTCCGGCAGGGTCTCCCGCGAGCACGCCATCGTCGTGCGCGAGGGCAACGACTACTTCATCGAGGACCTGGGCTCCTCCAACGGCACCTGGATCAACCACCAGCGCATCAAGCGCCAGAAGATCGCGGACGGCGACACCTTCAACCTGGGGACCGAAGCCGTGTACTTCTCCATGGCCCCGAGCGACGACTGA
- a CDS encoding thioredoxin domain-containing protein codes for MAGVPVELTPEEYEAVTQRPGMCIVDFWAPWCEPCHAFAPVFTEAAARFSDITFARLDAEAHEAVSEPLGIDSYPTLVAFKDGLEVHRVSEALSTEALDRLLGALRAVDVAEEKRRHANRERTEAGQRPSSVPEGATWDDGDKEWSFGPKDVTGRPHGTWRYWRADGTLCNECIMKQGTPHGPFKRFHEDGAVSQEGAFEKGQIHGPRTWLASDHFTTERMHEGGVSERVRKTVMHYEHGTVRQVLHFNGQGQRVVPSTGEPYPTRPAHLPEDAELREDLNQWARVTLNADAERHGLTRFWDLQGQLLWEAEFANGLRHGRCWSRAENVYADFRVHFEEGRAEGNLTCGEWSLLDAQRAVVLTRDLGRAMDERTLARSPVFSNLARGAEGWRELAREARADRRYREALLATARACATSLDVQPLKAGLEELTLPRKKDSASELADDVVEEAGQEWAPMADALMRGADAATLLRAYAVLLDQTDRPRAALDFLHAAMLLAPERKEYLFTRGLILLNLGVADQVRKDAQGLAAAEPDTAAFLDTYARVLFPRFDFWAGQEPPRCTYDGLPEKPEQTLEAIQQLVRKYATRLQAMRGALLQRFKPGAAVSWLPPDLSSLLGKGPVELKQYELELEDEQVEVDETLDVEMGLADLTLMLRGDWSALSWLLWSCGETAFRMPTRIAPPADYGQAAGQASQRLWQSRDRKFRGDASTTKPGQGFLFEGVALGDLHPNLVSIAERQYAETQAMFYWLNDPDHVSPWQSNLRGS; via the coding sequence TTGGCAGGTGTTCCGGTTGAATTGACCCCGGAGGAGTACGAAGCAGTCACCCAGCGGCCCGGCATGTGCATCGTGGACTTCTGGGCCCCGTGGTGCGAGCCCTGCCACGCCTTCGCTCCCGTCTTCACGGAGGCGGCCGCGCGGTTCTCGGACATCACCTTCGCCCGGCTGGACGCGGAGGCCCATGAGGCGGTGTCCGAGCCGCTGGGCATCGACTCCTATCCCACGCTCGTCGCGTTCAAGGACGGCCTGGAGGTCCACCGCGTCTCCGAGGCGCTGTCCACCGAGGCGCTGGACCGGCTGCTGGGCGCGCTGCGGGCCGTGGACGTCGCCGAGGAGAAGCGCCGTCACGCGAACCGCGAGCGGACCGAGGCGGGCCAGCGCCCCTCCAGCGTCCCCGAGGGCGCCACCTGGGACGACGGCGACAAGGAGTGGTCCTTCGGACCGAAGGACGTCACGGGACGGCCGCACGGCACGTGGCGGTACTGGCGCGCGGACGGCACGCTCTGCAACGAATGCATCATGAAGCAGGGCACGCCGCACGGCCCCTTCAAGCGCTTCCATGAGGACGGCGCGGTGTCCCAGGAGGGCGCCTTCGAGAAGGGCCAGATCCACGGCCCGCGCACCTGGCTCGCGTCCGACCACTTCACCACCGAGCGCATGCACGAAGGCGGCGTGAGCGAGCGCGTGCGCAAGACGGTGATGCACTACGAGCACGGCACCGTCCGGCAGGTGCTGCACTTCAACGGCCAGGGCCAGCGCGTGGTGCCCTCCACCGGCGAGCCCTACCCCACCCGTCCCGCCCACCTGCCCGAGGACGCGGAGCTGCGCGAGGACCTGAACCAGTGGGCCCGGGTGACGCTCAACGCGGACGCGGAGCGCCACGGCCTCACCCGCTTCTGGGACCTGCAGGGCCAGCTCCTCTGGGAGGCCGAGTTCGCGAACGGACTGCGCCACGGGCGCTGCTGGTCGCGCGCGGAGAACGTGTACGCGGACTTCCGCGTCCACTTCGAGGAGGGCCGGGCGGAAGGCAACCTCACGTGTGGCGAGTGGTCCCTGCTGGACGCGCAGCGGGCGGTGGTGCTCACGCGCGACCTGGGCCGGGCGATGGATGAGCGGACGCTGGCGCGCTCGCCGGTGTTCTCCAACCTGGCCCGGGGCGCGGAGGGGTGGCGCGAGCTGGCCAGGGAGGCCCGCGCGGACCGGCGCTACCGCGAGGCCCTGCTGGCCACGGCGCGCGCGTGCGCCACGTCGCTGGATGTCCAGCCGCTGAAGGCAGGCCTGGAGGAGCTGACGCTGCCGCGCAAGAAGGACTCGGCGAGCGAGCTCGCGGACGACGTCGTGGAGGAGGCGGGCCAGGAGTGGGCCCCGATGGCGGACGCGCTCATGCGCGGGGCGGACGCCGCCACGCTGCTGCGGGCCTACGCCGTGCTGCTGGACCAGACGGACCGGCCGCGCGCGGCGCTGGACTTCCTGCACGCGGCGATGCTGCTCGCTCCGGAGCGCAAGGAGTACCTGTTCACGCGCGGCCTCATCCTGCTCAACCTGGGGGTGGCGGATCAGGTGCGCAAGGATGCCCAGGGGCTCGCGGCGGCGGAGCCGGACACGGCCGCGTTCCTGGACACGTATGCGCGGGTGTTGTTCCCCCGCTTCGACTTCTGGGCGGGACAGGAGCCTCCTCGCTGCACCTACGACGGCCTGCCGGAGAAGCCCGAGCAGACCCTGGAGGCGATCCAGCAGCTGGTGCGCAAGTACGCCACGCGGCTCCAGGCGATGCGCGGCGCGCTGCTCCAGCGGTTCAAGCCCGGCGCCGCGGTGTCGTGGCTGCCGCCGGACCTGTCGAGCCTGCTGGGGAAGGGGCCGGTGGAGCTGAAGCAGTACGAGCTGGAGCTGGAGGACGAGCAGGTGGAGGTCGACGAGACGCTCGACGTGGAGATGGGGCTCGCGGACCTGACGCTGATGCTGCGGGGGGACTGGAGCGCGCTGTCCTGGCTGTTGTGGTCATGCGGGGAGACGGCGTTCCGGATGCCCACGCGCATCGCGCCGCCGGCGGACTACGGCCAGGCGGCAGGGCAGGCCTCGCAGCGGCTGTGGCAGAGCCGGGACCGCAAGTTCCGGGGAGATGCCAGCACGACGAAACCCGGCCAGGGCTTCCTGTTCGAGGGGGTGGCGCTGGGCGACCTGCATCCGAACCTGGTGTCCATCGCGGAGCGGCAGTACGCGGAGACGCAAGCGATGTTCTATTGGCTCAATGACCCGGACCACGTCTCTCCGTGGCAGAGCAATCTGAGGGGGAGCTAG
- a CDS encoding serine/threonine-protein kinase → MTRRDTGRGSAGTGPADSARSGAGTGRGTGPSPRRAEDVPPVPQVGRYLLLRKLGQGGMGVVYAAYDPDLDRKVALKLLHPNANHDNEEARSRLLREAQAMARVSHPNVIPVFDVGMWGDQVFVAMELVDGGTLGSWLKEAKPSWREVLERYLQAGRGLQAAHEAGLVHRDFKPANVLVSRAGRAYVTDFGLARQVGDGPETASSPEEARLLESSDRRMLDTTLTEAGLLVGTPNYMSPEQFRGSQLDARTDQFSFCAALYGALYGTRPFDPGSIKAYVSASRSAEVEADGTQSLGGTQSLNAAPAKAVIAPPPALIREPPRDAKVPGWVRQAVLRGLALDADARFPSMQALLDALSQEQRLGRRRRWVGAAGAMTTALAVAGGVAWQQSQVCADAGALMDTVWTRDAQARLASAFRATGKPFAEDMAARATQVLAHYAGAWKDQRVRACEDTRVSGVKPEEQLDRQVVCLERRRKDLRATVDLLTRADAALVEKSVDMAHALPALHECEDVESLAEQQRRPSDPALRGEIEGLEDRLSEVRAQVDAGRYPAALAAVKALEAPVEKTGYLPLKAEMRFHLGWLQEQTGQSPEASRLLSRAVFDAEAGRADRLKVAILNKLLYVEDGQKHFDPAANWGALAEATLQRLGGEPVLEADVKVNQANLAISQGHVDEARKRLEEASALYDKALPPEHPKRARTLFLLGRLVLGSGDAKGALPLLEASLARTEAAVGPVHPDVARRHGLLSLALREAGEPERALPHAQAVVDLYKRFHGDKSPQVAEALDELGMCQLGMKRYDDALKTYEQALALKRELLPADDEGLQPSYDGVGQALLGLGRARDSVAPLQQAVSFASAPPDALAESGFALARALYQTGQTPEARAQARGEATRARERFTESGLDARVGEVDSWLQTLPQESPRPPARQPPRARRR, encoded by the coding sequence ATGACCAGACGAGACACCGGCAGGGGAAGCGCAGGGACGGGCCCGGCGGACTCCGCGCGCTCGGGCGCAGGCACGGGCCGCGGCACTGGCCCCTCGCCCCGCCGCGCGGAGGACGTCCCTCCCGTTCCCCAGGTGGGCCGCTACCTGCTCCTGCGCAAGCTGGGGCAGGGCGGCATGGGCGTGGTGTACGCCGCCTATGATCCGGACCTGGACCGCAAGGTCGCGCTGAAGCTGCTGCACCCGAACGCCAACCACGACAACGAGGAGGCGCGGTCCCGGCTGTTGCGCGAGGCGCAGGCCATGGCGCGCGTCTCCCATCCCAACGTCATCCCCGTCTTCGACGTGGGCATGTGGGGCGACCAGGTCTTCGTCGCCATGGAGCTGGTGGACGGCGGCACGCTGGGCTCGTGGCTGAAGGAGGCAAAGCCGTCCTGGCGCGAGGTGCTGGAGCGCTACCTCCAGGCGGGCCGGGGGCTCCAGGCCGCGCACGAAGCGGGGCTGGTGCACCGCGACTTCAAGCCCGCCAACGTGCTGGTGAGCCGCGCGGGCCGCGCCTACGTGACGGACTTCGGGCTGGCGCGGCAGGTGGGCGACGGGCCGGAGACCGCGTCCTCGCCGGAGGAGGCCCGGCTGCTGGAGTCGTCCGACCGGCGGATGCTGGACACCACGCTCACCGAAGCGGGCCTGCTGGTGGGCACGCCCAACTACATGTCCCCGGAGCAGTTCCGGGGCTCGCAGCTGGACGCGCGCACGGACCAGTTCAGCTTCTGCGCGGCGCTCTACGGCGCGCTCTACGGCACGCGCCCCTTCGACCCGGGCAGCATCAAGGCCTACGTGTCCGCCAGCCGCAGCGCGGAAGTCGAGGCGGACGGCACGCAGTCGCTGGGCGGCACGCAGTCGCTGAACGCGGCCCCGGCGAAGGCCGTCATCGCGCCGCCGCCCGCGCTCATCCGCGAGCCCCCGCGCGACGCGAAGGTGCCCGGCTGGGTGCGGCAGGCCGTGCTGCGCGGGCTGGCGCTGGACGCGGACGCGCGCTTCCCCTCGATGCAGGCCCTGCTGGACGCGCTGTCCCAGGAGCAGCGCCTGGGACGGCGCAGGCGATGGGTGGGGGCGGCGGGCGCGATGACCACCGCGCTGGCGGTGGCGGGCGGCGTGGCGTGGCAGCAGTCCCAGGTGTGCGCGGACGCGGGCGCGCTGATGGACACCGTCTGGACCCGGGACGCCCAGGCGCGGCTGGCGTCCGCCTTCCGCGCCACCGGGAAGCCCTTCGCGGAAGACATGGCCGCGCGCGCCACGCAGGTGCTGGCGCACTACGCGGGCGCGTGGAAGGACCAGCGCGTCCGGGCCTGCGAGGACACGCGCGTGAGCGGCGTGAAGCCGGAGGAGCAGCTGGACCGGCAGGTGGTGTGCCTGGAGCGCCGGCGCAAGGACCTGCGCGCGACGGTGGACCTGCTCACCCGCGCGGACGCCGCCCTGGTGGAGAAGTCCGTGGACATGGCGCACGCGCTGCCCGCGCTGCACGAGTGCGAGGACGTGGAGTCGCTGGCCGAACAGCAGCGCCGCCCCTCCGACCCCGCCCTGCGCGGGGAGATTGAAGGGCTGGAGGACCGGCTGTCGGAGGTGCGCGCGCAGGTGGACGCGGGCCGCTACCCGGCGGCGCTCGCGGCGGTGAAGGCGCTGGAGGCGCCCGTGGAGAAGACGGGCTACCTGCCGCTGAAGGCGGAGATGCGCTTCCACCTGGGCTGGCTCCAGGAGCAGACGGGCCAGTCACCCGAAGCGTCCCGCCTCCTGTCGCGCGCCGTCTTCGACGCGGAGGCGGGCAGGGCGGACCGGTTGAAGGTCGCCATCCTCAACAAGCTGCTCTACGTGGAGGACGGCCAGAAGCACTTCGACCCGGCGGCGAACTGGGGAGCACTGGCGGAGGCCACCCTCCAGCGGCTGGGCGGCGAGCCCGTGCTGGAGGCCGACGTGAAGGTGAACCAGGCCAACCTCGCCATCTCCCAGGGCCACGTGGACGAAGCCCGCAAGCGGCTGGAGGAGGCGAGCGCCCTCTACGACAAGGCGCTGCCGCCCGAGCACCCCAAGCGCGCGCGGACCCTCTTCCTGCTGGGCCGGCTGGTGCTGGGCTCGGGCGACGCGAAGGGGGCGCTGCCGCTCTTGGAAGCGTCGCTCGCCAGGACCGAGGCGGCGGTGGGCCCGGTGCACCCGGACGTGGCCCGCCGGCACGGCCTTCTGTCCCTGGCCCTGCGCGAGGCCGGCGAACCCGAGCGCGCCCTGCCGCACGCCCAGGCGGTGGTGGACCTCTACAAGCGCTTCCACGGCGACAAGAGCCCCCAGGTGGCGGAGGCGCTGGACGAGCTGGGCATGTGCCAGCTGGGGATGAAGCGCTACGACGACGCGCTGAAGACCTACGAGCAGGCCCTGGCCCTCAAGCGCGAGCTCCTGCCCGCGGACGACGAGGGGCTCCAGCCCTCCTACGACGGCGTGGGCCAGGCGCTGCTGGGGCTGGGCCGGGCGCGCGACTCCGTGGCGCCGCTCCAGCAGGCGGTGTCCTTCGCGTCCGCGCCCCCGGACGCGCTGGCGGAGTCCGGCTTCGCGCTGGCGCGGGCGCTGTACCAGACGGGCCAGACCCCCGAGGCCCGGGCCCAGGCCCGCGGCGAGGCCACCCGCGCCCGGGAGCGCTTCACCGAGTCCGGCCTGGACGCGCGCGTGGGGGAGGTGGACTCGTGGCTCCAGACCCTGCCCCAGGAGTCCCCGCGCCCGCCCGCCCGCCAGCCGCCCCGGGCCCGGCGCCGGTAG
- a CDS encoding sigma 54-interacting transcriptional regulator produces MVLRVLSGAEAGKAHPLKQGTYVVGKAPTCDIVLSDKAVSRQHLKLEVHDEHVVATDLGSHNGSFVEGLRFTAMELRPGSVITLGTTELKLVPEDTRERSLPLSSRESFGALVGHSRKMREAFTVLERLAPGGADVLIHGETGTGKDLCAEAIHQQSPRAKGPFVIVDLAGVPSTLIESELFGHVKGSFTGAQADRAGAFERAQNGTVFLDEIGELPLELQPRLLRVLERRQVKRVGGNDYFTVNVRVVAASHVNLEQAVNQGKFRRDLFHRLAVLRVTLPALRERPEDIPFLIDHMLKQMGRQPGALSDQTRALLMQYPWPGNVRELRNVVEQVVNLGEEALPDLEPPPGADGRRGPDLDLPFKEAKEHLIEVFERDYLKNLIERCEGNISRASREADIDRVYLRKLLRKHGLDPSGDP; encoded by the coding sequence ATGGTGCTCCGGGTGCTTTCCGGGGCGGAGGCCGGCAAGGCCCACCCGCTCAAGCAGGGGACGTACGTGGTGGGCAAGGCCCCCACGTGTGACATCGTCCTCTCCGACAAGGCCGTCTCCCGCCAGCACCTGAAGCTGGAGGTGCACGACGAGCACGTCGTCGCCACGGACCTGGGCTCGCACAACGGCTCGTTCGTGGAGGGCCTGCGCTTCACCGCCATGGAGCTGCGCCCCGGCAGCGTCATCACCCTGGGCACCACCGAGCTGAAGCTGGTGCCGGAGGACACGCGCGAGCGCTCGCTGCCCTTGTCCTCGCGCGAGAGCTTCGGCGCGCTCGTGGGCCACAGCCGCAAGATGCGCGAGGCCTTCACCGTGCTGGAGCGCCTGGCGCCCGGCGGCGCGGACGTGCTCATCCACGGTGAGACGGGCACGGGCAAGGACCTGTGCGCGGAGGCCATCCACCAGCAGAGCCCGCGCGCCAAGGGCCCCTTCGTCATCGTGGACCTGGCGGGCGTGCCCTCCACCCTCATCGAGTCCGAGCTGTTCGGCCACGTGAAGGGCTCCTTCACCGGCGCCCAGGCCGACCGCGCGGGCGCCTTCGAGCGCGCGCAGAACGGCACCGTCTTCCTGGACGAGATTGGCGAACTGCCCCTGGAGCTGCAGCCGCGCCTCTTGCGCGTGCTGGAGCGCCGGCAGGTCAAGCGCGTGGGCGGCAACGACTACTTCACGGTGAACGTGCGCGTGGTGGCCGCCTCGCACGTGAACCTGGAGCAGGCCGTCAACCAGGGGAAGTTCCGCCGCGACCTCTTCCACCGGCTGGCCGTGCTGCGCGTCACGCTGCCCGCGCTGCGCGAGCGCCCGGAGGACATCCCGTTCCTCATCGACCACATGCTCAAGCAGATGGGCCGGCAGCCTGGCGCGCTGTCGGACCAGACGCGCGCCCTGCTCATGCAGTACCCCTGGCCGGGCAACGTGCGCGAATTGCGCAACGTGGTGGAGCAGGTGGTGAACCTGGGCGAGGAGGCGCTGCCGGACCTGGAGCCGCCCCCGGGCGCGGACGGCCGCCGGGGCCCGGACCTGGACCTGCCCTTCAAGGAGGCCAAGGAGCACCTCATTGAAGTTTTTGAGCGGGACTACCTCAAGAACCTCATCGAGCGCTGCGAGGGCAACATCTCCCGGGCCTCCCGAGAGGCGGACATCGATCGTGTCTACCTTCGGAAACTCCTGCGCAAGCACGGGTTGGATCCGTCCGGGGACCCTTAA
- a CDS encoding DcrB-related protein has protein sequence MAPRSIRHGPLRVSLPDGWFDASQVVAVGPEEDGFRANLVVSLEPAVPGETLEQFAARMLEGMRGAEAFRQLSERKATFGANAGVLREYTFRMQGLALAQLQFHVLKEQVAFTFTYTQRAHRLDATRAVAESLLASVTLDSTAELALRPTVFRA, from the coding sequence ATGGCCCCCAGGTCCATCCGCCACGGTCCCCTGCGCGTCTCGCTGCCGGACGGCTGGTTCGACGCCAGCCAGGTCGTGGCGGTGGGGCCGGAGGAGGACGGCTTCCGCGCGAACCTCGTCGTGTCGTTGGAGCCCGCGGTCCCCGGTGAGACGCTGGAGCAGTTCGCCGCGCGCATGCTGGAGGGCATGCGCGGGGCGGAGGCCTTCCGCCAACTGTCGGAGCGCAAGGCCACGTTCGGCGCCAACGCCGGCGTGCTGCGCGAGTACACCTTTCGCATGCAGGGGCTGGCGCTCGCGCAGCTCCAGTTCCACGTGCTGAAGGAGCAGGTGGCCTTCACCTTCACGTACACCCAGCGTGCGCACCGGCTGGACGCGACGCGCGCCGTGGCGGAGTCGCTGCTCGCGTCCGTGACGCTGGATTCGACGGCGGAGCTGGCGCTGCGGCCCACCGTCTTCCGCGCCTGA